The segment AGGTTGGTCAGTTTTTAAGTAGCAGTATTATTCGCAATATTGTCGGACAACCAAAATCGACCATTGATTTGCAGGATATTATGGATAATCGCAAGATTTTGATTATGAATTTATCAAAAGGAAAAATCGGCGAGGACAATGCGTCGCTTTTGGGCGCGATGATGATTACGAAAATTCAATTGACGGCGATGGCGCGCGCCAAAATCCCTGAAGCGGATCGTATAGATTTCTATCTTTATGTCGATGAGTTTCAAAACTTTGCCACGGAATCTTTCGCGACGATTCTTTCTGAAGCCAGAAAATACCGGTTGAATTTGATTATTGCCCACCAGTATATTACGCAGATGGCCGAGGAGGTACGTGACGCGGTTTTCGGAAACTTGGGCACGATCATGACTTTTCGAGTAGGTGCTTTTGATGCTGAATTCATGGAACCGGAATTTTTACCGACTTTTGAACAAACCGATTTGGTTAATCTCCCGAATTACAACGCCTATATTCGCTTAATGATTGATGGGATTACGAGCAAGCCTTTTTCGATGCGGTGTTTGAGACCAAGTGGCGTGCGTTACGACAATCGCGATAAAGTGTTGCGGGTTTCTCGTGAAAGATTTAGTCGCCCCAAAGAAGTTGTCGAAGAAAAAATTTCTCGTTGGAGTGGGGCAATGACGCAAGCGAATGAGGAAGCATCGGGAGCACTTGCCCCAAAATTTGTTCCGGCGTTTTCTCCATCTACGCGTCCCGCATTTATTCCAAATAATCCGAATCGTATACCGGCGGTTCAGCCGGCACGGCGTGAAGAGGTGCGTACTCCGGTAATGGCAAAACTCTCGCCGATGTTGCAAGCAAAAGATTTGGCGAATGTTGTGCTTACGCCAAAAGAACCAAAAGAAGTGATTACAAATTTGGCGGAAATGCTTTCCAAAAAAGAAGAGCCAAAAAGACTTAAAAAAGCTTTTCCAAGCACCTGTGACCGTTGTAGTAAGGCCACCGAGTTGCCGTTTGAACCAACACCCGGTAAGGATAAATATTGCAATGATTGCTACAAGATTGTGAAGGCGGAAAAGTTGAAAATTGGCGCACTCGCGCCTGATGATAAAAGTGTTCATTTTGTCGAACTTAAAAAGCCCGTTTTACCTCCGCCACCACCTCCGCTACCATAAGACGATGAATACTATTCCCGAAGAAAGGCCAATTAAAAGAGCGCGTAAGTTTTGCATCGATGCCAGCGAGTTTCAAGGAAACGCGGTTTGGGATTTGCAGGATATTCTAAGGGAATTTGTGGAAGGGTTTAATTTTTTGGTACCGTTAAAAAAAGAAGTGACTTTTTTTGGATCGGCGCGACTTTCACCTGCATCACGTTGGTATCAAGAGGCTAAAAAATTGGGAACCATTTTGGCTGAAGCGGGATATACGGTAATCACGGGTGGTGGGCCTGGGATTATGGAGGCGGCCAATTCTGGAGCGCATGAAGTGGCATTAAGGACACACAAGGAATGTTCAATCGGTTTAGATATTGTTCTTCCAAATGGAGAAAGACGAAATCCGTTTGTGGAGCGTAGAATGCCCTTTCATTATTTTTTTACGCGCAAGGTGATGTTGAGTGCCAGCGCCCAAGCTT is part of the bacterium genome and harbors:
- a CDS encoding DUF87 domain-containing protein, whose translation is MPEEISDINKMLVLGETNFRNRNRQFGIKADDRRRHCYIIGKTGVGKTTLIENMVIQDIQNGRGVALVDPHGDPAENVINYIPNNRVNDIVNFDPSDTEFPVAFNVLETVDPSSPGFDQEKSLVSSGLIGVFKKIWADSWGPRLEYILRNTILALLDSPGNTLLGIPRIYVDKKFRKEIVDNIKDPVVRSFWVDEFANYNEKFRSEAIAPIQNKVGQFLSSSIIRNIVGQPKSTIDLQDIMDNRKILIMNLSKGKIGEDNASLLGAMMITKIQLTAMARAKIPEADRIDFYLYVDEFQNFATESFATILSEARKYRLNLIIAHQYITQMAEEVRDAVFGNLGTIMTFRVGAFDAEFMEPEFLPTFEQTDLVNLPNYNAYIRLMIDGITSKPFSMRCLRPSGVRYDNRDKVLRVSRERFSRPKEVVEEKISRWSGAMTQANEEASGALAPKFVPAFSPSTRPAFIPNNPNRIPAVQPARREEVRTPVMAKLSPMLQAKDLANVVLTPKEPKEVITNLAEMLSKKEEPKRLKKAFPSTCDRCSKATELPFEPTPGKDKYCNDCYKIVKAEKLKIGALAPDDKSVHFVELKKPVLPPPPPPLP
- a CDS encoding TIGR00730 family Rossman fold protein, with the protein product MNTIPEERPIKRARKFCIDASEFQGNAVWDLQDILREFVEGFNFLVPLKKEVTFFGSARLSPASRWYQEAKKLGTILAEAGYTVITGGGPGIMEAANSGAHEVALRTHKECSIGLDIVLPNGERRNPFVERRMPFHYFFTRKVMLSASAQAYIFFPGGFGTIDEFSEILTLIQTKKMEKVAMVCVGKEFWQTLRDWMRVQMIDVGEDLVSEKDFDLFQVVDTAEEAFEIVKQSREREFF